The window AAAGAAGCGGGTGTTGTGTTTGCCATTATTTTGGTTGGTATCTTTTTAGTGGTGGCTTGGGATTTTGGAAGTTTTAAATCGGCTTTATTTATTTTTGTACCTATGTCGTTTGGTTTGCTTTTAATGTCGGGCATTATGGGGATTTTTGATTTAAAGCTGAATGTGTTTAATTTAATCAATTTTCCTATTTTACTTTGCTTGGGTCTTGATACCAGTATCCATCTTTACCATCATTATCATTTGGATCCTACCAGCCATGCCATTCAAGATATGGTGTCGGATGTGGGGAATTCGGCCTTGGTGGCTATTTCAACAACTCTCATAGGATTTTTGGGGATGCTCTTTACCGACCATCAAGGGCTTCAATCGGTAGGGTTAACGGCGGTTATAGGTCTTGTATGTTTGTTGGTGAGTACGCTTTTCTTTTATCCCGCCTTTTTGTATTGGACCGAGAATTTTAGAAAAAGCAAGATCAAGACTGTTTCATAATTATTTTTAAAAGTGTGAGTGTGAAGTTTTTGATGGCCCCCACGTCTAGCGATTTGTCCATGGTAATTTGAATGGATAATCCTTCGAAGAGCGAATACAGAAATATAGATAACATTTCTTCATCTAAATTTTGAAAAGCGCCTGCCTGTTTCCCAATTTCAACAAAAGTTTTACAAATAGAACGAAAGTCGAGTGCATTTTTAATGATGGCCTTTTGGGTGGCAGGATTATTTTTAGCATACGACCATGTTTCGATAAGAAAGAGGGTCATATTTTCAATTTCCTGGCGCGAGGTAAGGCCCGCTTCAACAAGCTTGTTTGTTTTTTCTGTTACGGGTTCTACGCCTGCCGCTAAGCTTAATAATCTATTTTTTTCTTCCAGCAAAATAGCCTGCATGGTTTCGGTAATAAGATTGTCTCTGTTTTTAAAGTAATAGATGACGAGCCCCTTGCTTAAACGCGCTTGCTTGGCAACTTTATCGAGAGTTAAATCGTGTGTAGAACCTTTAATGAGGAGGCGATAGGTGGTGAGAATGATTTGTTTTTTTCTTTCAGCTTCTAAAAGTGAATCTTTCTTTTTTGGCATAAATTATCCTTTAGGTCCAAAAAATATACTAATAAATATATGAAATCAATGTATTTATTATTTTAAATATAAATACGTTGACTATTAAGTCAGCGTATACTATTTGTGTGTCAGAGGAGAGTGTATGAGCGACATAGCAGCAATAGTGCCAGAACGTCGGTTTTTGTTTGTAGGAAATGATCAGGAAATGGGGTTTAGCCAGGGGCGTTTGTTTAAAGGGCTTGTGGACGATGTGTTAACAAGTTTTAAAAGTATTGAGTTGCTACCCATGGGGCTTTTTAAAATTGTGCCCACTTCATTTTTAAAATGGGGCTTTGGAAAAATAGGAAAAAAGTTTTTAGGCTATCATGCCAGTCATTTAAAAGAGAAACACAGTCACTGGTATGATTGGCTGAATGGTTTTGCAGAAGGATCGGAATTATCATTTGAATTTGTTTATGGTATTGCTGTTTTAGAGCTCCTGACATCCGAATTGCCGTATTATCCTGTGATGGGATGTACCTCATTAGCTCTTGTTGCAAACGATGGCCCACTTTTAGCTTATAATCATGATTATCCCCAATCGTTTGGTGCTTTTACTTTTATTAAAGAATCGCGTCCTAAAAATAAGCTTGCTTCACTTAGTGTTTCGTATCCTCTTATTCCGGGTTCTATAGCTGGAATTAATGAAAAAGGTTTGGCTCTTAGCATCAATCATGCTTTTGAACAGGGGATAAAAAAAGACAATGAAGGGCTTTTTGTAACCTGGCTTTTGCAGGATTGTTTAGATACTTGTAGCACAGCAGAAGAAGCTCGCAAAAAAATATTAAAAACACCTGTGAGTAATGGATCGATGATTAGTATGATGGACAAAAATGGAAATACCGATGTGGTAGAAGTATCAAGCCGTAGCAATATGTTGAGGCATTCAAACTGTGCATACCGCGTTACGTTTAATAAGTATCAGGTTCATGAAATGGAAAAAAATGAATTGCCGCTTAAAACCCGTGGATCCAAAATGTTTAGGGGAGAATTTGTACACCGCTCTAATTGGGAGCGTCAAAGTCGTTTTGATACTTTGTTTGATAAAAACAAAAAATATTCTGAAGCTGATGTTATGGCATTAATGGCCGACCATGCTGGTGCAGAGGGAAATATGAATACCATCTGTAGACATCATGTTTTAACGTCCGAAACGGTAGCCTCTGTAATTATGAGGCCGCATCAAAAAAGTATGAAGGTGGCGTTTGGACATCCTTGTACGACACCTTATAAAGAATATACTCTTATATGACACAACAATCTTTTCTCATAACCGGCGCCACCGGTTTTATTGGTACACATCTTTGCAATCGTTTAACAGCAGATGGGCATAAAGTTTATGCCTTGGTGCGTAATCCTCAAAAAGCCGCCTCGCTTCCTAAAAAGGGCATCGAATTTATCAAAGGCGATCTTTCTCTTTTTAAAGATAAAAAATTAAAGCTCCCGCAAGTTGATTATGTACTGCACATTGCCGGCATTGTGGCAGCTAAAAATGTACAAGGCTATTTTGATATCAACACGCAGGCAACCATTGACCTTGTTGAATGTTTAAAGCGTCAGAGCTGGAAGCCAAAACGGATGTTGCATGCGTCGTCTCTGGCTGCTGCCGGCCCCTGTTTAGATGGTAAACCTAAAAATGAAAAATCGCCCAATAATCCCATTGAGCCGTATGGACAATCAAAGCTTGCGGCCGAAGAGTATTTGAATCAGAACACACCATTTCCTGTAACAAATTTTAGACCTGGTATTGTGATGGGCCCTCATGATCCGGCCATGCTCACTCTTTTTAAAATGGCGCATTATCGTTTTGGTTTTAAAGTAATGGGCCTTGATGCTGGAATCAGTTTTATTCATGTGGATGATTTAATTGAAGCGATTGTAGCGATGAGTTTTGATGTGAGTAACAAACATAAAACTTATTTTGCTGTGTACGATGAAGTAATTAAAACTTCGGCGATATGGAAGAGCCTTAAGAAGGCGACAGGCAAACGTTTGTTCATGCTTTCAGTGCCCCAGCCCTTGTTGTATCTTCTCATGCTAGGTTCAACAGCACTCTCTAAAATTATCCCTTACACCAATCAGCTGGATATCAAGCAATACAAACAAATTACGGCCAAAGCCTACTCGTGTACGTCAAAAGCTTTAAGAGATGATTTGGGATGGCAACCCAAACACAATGTGGAAGAGGCGGTTAAAAAAACCTACCAAGGTTATCGCGAGATTGGTTGGATTTAATCGTTAAACAATTACTCCACCGTCCAGGTAGAAGGGCCGTGAATGAGTTTTTTAATATCTCCTTTACCCATGCTTAAGGCTGTATCCACCTGATCATTCAATAATCCATCGTAAGTATAACGTTCGCTCTGACGGAATACACCCATGGGAACCGGGAATTGAGGGAGATTAAAACGCGACAGTAAAAAGGCGTAGGCCGGGTTAGGATTGTTTTCGTTGTGAACCACTAAATCCGCTTCGGTAACACCATTTTCACCCACGGTTACTACTTCGGGATCAAAACCTTTAATGCGTATACCTTTTTTCTTATCTTTACCAAAGAGAAGAGGTTTGCCGTGTTCTAATAATAAAGTATTGTCGTCACGCACTTCTTTACCGGTAATGGGATCAAAAGCGCCGTCGTTAAAAATAATACAGTTTTGGAAAATTTCTACAAAGGCACTGCCTTTATGATGAGCGGCACGGCGCAACACTTCAGTTAAATGCTTAGGAGTATTATCCGCGGTACGCGCTACGAAGCTGGCTTCACTGCCCAGTGCTAACGAAATAGGATCTAAAGGATAATCTACCGAACCGTAGGGAGTGGATTTGGTTTTTTTGCCAAATTCCGAAGTAGGCGAGTACTGCCCTTTGGTAAGTCCGTAAATTTTGTTGTTAAACAAAAGAATTTTAATATCCACATTGCGGCGCAAGGCATGAATAAAATGATTGCCACCAATAGAGAGGGCATCGCCATCACCGGTGACTACCCATACTTGTAAATCGGGGTTAGCGGCTTTAATACCTGTTGCAACCGTAGGAGCGCGGCCGTGGATGGTGTGGAGGCCGTAGGTGTTCATGTAATAGGGGAAGCGACTGGAACATCCAATGCCTGATACAAACACGTATTTTTCTTTAGGGATGCCCATTTCGGGCAATACGCGTTGAACGAAGGCTAAAATAGAATAATCACCGCAGCCCGGACACCAGCGTATATCCTGGTCGGATTCAAAACTCTTTTTGGTTAACGGTTTAATGTCGTTTTCGGCACCCATATTATTTCCTTTTGTAACGAGACAATGTCTTTTTTCCCTCCTTTGTAAGGAGGGGTTAGGGGAGGTAGATAAGTTTGGCTACCCCCTGTAGTCCCCCTTACAAAGGGGGACAGATTAAGCCAATTTTTTATTTTTTGCTGCATTTTCAGCGGCAAATTTTTTAATGGCTTCTTTTAATTCTTCCACTTTAAACGGTTTTCCCTGAATTTTATTAATGGCTTTAATATCGCGCAGGGTTTCGGCACGCAGTACTTTTACCAATTGACCCAAATTAATTTCGGGAACAATGATGGTTTCAAAATTTTCAATCAGTCCGTACAAATCGTTTTGAATGGGATTTAAGTAGCGCAAGTGCACGCTGGAAATACTCATGCCTTCTTTTTGCAACTCGTCCACGGCACTTGTGATAGAACCGTGTGTGCCGCCCCAGCCAATCACCAACACATCGCCTTCATTTTTGCCAAACACTTCTAAGGGGGGCAAATACTTGGCAATCCCTTTAATTTTGTTGGCACGCACATGCGACATGTGCTCGTGGTTTTTAGGGTCGTAGCTGATGTTGCCGGTAACATCCTGTTTTTCCAAGCCGCCCAAACGGTGTTCTAAGCCTTTTACGCCAGGGATTGCCCAGGGGCGTGCCAGCTTTTCGTTACGTTGATAGGCTTTAAACCCTTCGGGGTTGCTGGGGTGCTCAATTTTAATTTTGGGGATTTTATCGTAATCGGGAATTACCCAGGGTTCGGCTGAGTTAGCCAAATAACCATCCGATAAATAAATAACGGGGGTCATAAATTCGGTGGCAATACGAACAGCTTCGATGGCCATATGAAAACAATCACCGGCGGTAGCAGGAGCCACAACGGCTACAGGAGCTTCGCCGTGACGGCCGTAGAGGGCTTGCAACAAATCGGCCTGTTCGGTTTTTGTGGGTAAACCTGTGGAAGGACCGCCGCGTTGTACGTCAATTAATACTAAAGGTAATTCCATCATCAGCGCCAAACTTAAGGCTTCACTCTTGAGCGCTACACCAGGGCCGCTGGTGCCGGTGAGTCCGATGTCGCCTGCAAACGAAGCGCCGATGGCCACGCCAATGGCGGCAATTTCGTCTTCGGCCTGGATGGTTTTAATTCCAAAATTTTTGTGTTTGGAAAGTTCGTGCAAAATATCCGATGCCGGTGTGATGGGATAGGTGGCATAGGTTAAATTTTTGCTCGCTAACTGGGCTGCTGTTATAAAGCCGATGGCGGTTGCTTCATTCCCCGTAATGTTACGATAGGTGCCGGGATTAAGTTGTGCTTTGGCTACACGAAAACTCTTTTTAAAAGCTTCGGTGGTTTCTCCAAAATAGTAGCCGGCTTTTAAGGCCATTTTGTTGGCATTGGCAACGTCCACTTTTTTAGAAAATTGTTTATCAATCCATTCCAGTGTTGGTTCAAATGGACGTTGATAAAGCCAGTACATAAGGCCCAAGGCAAAAAAGTTTTTGCAACGTTCTTTATCTTTTTTAATGAGCGGAGAAGTTTCTAGTGCGTGCGTGGTAAACGTAGTAATAGGGAATTTGTACAGATCGTAATCTTTTACAATTTCGGTATCGAGAGGATTTTGAGCGTAACCGGCTAATTTTAAGTTTTCTTCATTAAAAGCATCCGAATTAACAATAAGTATGCCGCCCTTTTTTAAATCGGCCAAATTGGTTTTAAAAGCAGCCGGGTTCATGGCAACCAAAACATCGGGGGCATCGCCAGGAGTACGAATTTCGCGCGAGGAAAATTGTATTTGATAACCGGAAACACCCGCTAAGCTTCCGGCAGGGGCACGAATTTCGGCGGGAAAGTCGGGAAGAGTTGCCAAATCGTTACCTACAGAGGCTGTTGCCTGAGTAAAACGGCTGCCGGTAATTTGCATCCCATCGCCCGAATCGCCGCAAAAGCGGATGACGACAACATCTTTCTCTTCTATTTCTTTGCTTATAGGTAAAGGGGATACATCCGACATAATTTTTAGCTCCTTAAACTGCGGTTATTTATGGTACGAAAGAGGTGAATAACGCAGGAGGTCATCCTTTTTTCATACTTGCTCTGTAAAGTCAATGGGTAGGACCTGTTTTTTTAATTTTTAGAAAGTTAAAAACATGAATAAAAATAAGCTTTTAGCTGGTTTTCTAGTAATGATAGCCCTCTTTTTGGGCTTCTCTGGGGCTCTATTTGCTAACTCAATCTCCTATAAAAGGGATGGTTTTTTAAGACTCTACCATAGTCATTTGGGTGATTTCTTGGAAATTCAGTATGAAAGAGACGGTCGTGTCCTTCCTGGGGCCATGGAAAAGATTAACCAATTCATGCGCACGCGCGATAGCGGAGAAGTACGCGAGATGGATATCAATCTCATTCGTTTACTCGATCATTTGCAGGACCATTTTGAAGCGGATACAGTAGAAGTGATCTGCGGTTATCGTTCCGAAACCTATAATAAAAATTTAAAAGAAGCCGGGCGCAATGTGGCGGAAAATTCTAACCATATCCGGGGCATTGCGGCCGATATTCATCTGGATGAAATCCGTGAAGAAACTCTGATGAAATATGCCCGCAAGTTGGGTTTTGGTGGAGTAGGGTATTATCCAAACTTAATGATGGTGCA is drawn from bacterium and contains these coding sequences:
- a CDS encoding 2-oxoacid:acceptor oxidoreductase subunit alpha translates to MSDVSPLPISKEIEEKDVVVIRFCGDSGDGMQITGSRFTQATASVGNDLATLPDFPAEIRAPAGSLAGVSGYQIQFSSREIRTPGDAPDVLVAMNPAAFKTNLADLKKGGILIVNSDAFNEENLKLAGYAQNPLDTEIVKDYDLYKFPITTFTTHALETSPLIKKDKERCKNFFALGLMYWLYQRPFEPTLEWIDKQFSKKVDVANANKMALKAGYYFGETTEAFKKSFRVAKAQLNPGTYRNITGNEATAIGFITAAQLASKNLTYATYPITPASDILHELSKHKNFGIKTIQAEDEIAAIGVAIGASFAGDIGLTGTSGPGVALKSEALSLALMMELPLVLIDVQRGGPSTGLPTKTEQADLLQALYGRHGEAPVAVVAPATAGDCFHMAIEAVRIATEFMTPVIYLSDGYLANSAEPWVIPDYDKIPKIKIEHPSNPEGFKAYQRNEKLARPWAIPGVKGLEHRLGGLEKQDVTGNISYDPKNHEHMSHVRANKIKGIAKYLPPLEVFGKNEGDVLVIGWGGTHGSITSAVDELQKEGMSISSVHLRYLNPIQNDLYGLIENFETIIVPEINLGQLVKVLRAETLRDIKAINKIQGKPFKVEELKEAIKKFAAENAAKNKKLA
- a CDS encoding C45 family peptidase; its protein translation is MSDIAAIVPERRFLFVGNDQEMGFSQGRLFKGLVDDVLTSFKSIELLPMGLFKIVPTSFLKWGFGKIGKKFLGYHASHLKEKHSHWYDWLNGFAEGSELSFEFVYGIAVLELLTSELPYYPVMGCTSLALVANDGPLLAYNHDYPQSFGAFTFIKESRPKNKLASLSVSYPLIPGSIAGINEKGLALSINHAFEQGIKKDNEGLFVTWLLQDCLDTCSTAEEARKKILKTPVSNGSMISMMDKNGNTDVVEVSSRSNMLRHSNCAYRVTFNKYQVHEMEKNELPLKTRGSKMFRGEFVHRSNWERQSRFDTLFDKNKKYSEADVMALMADHAGAEGNMNTICRHHVLTSETVASVIMRPHQKSMKVAFGHPCTTPYKEYTLI
- a CDS encoding NAD(P)-dependent oxidoreductase; amino-acid sequence: MTQQSFLITGATGFIGTHLCNRLTADGHKVYALVRNPQKAASLPKKGIEFIKGDLSLFKDKKLKLPQVDYVLHIAGIVAAKNVQGYFDINTQATIDLVECLKRQSWKPKRMLHASSLAAAGPCLDGKPKNEKSPNNPIEPYGQSKLAAEEYLNQNTPFPVTNFRPGIVMGPHDPAMLTLFKMAHYRFGFKVMGLDAGISFIHVDDLIEAIVAMSFDVSNKHKTYFAVYDEVIKTSAIWKSLKKATGKRLFMLSVPQPLLYLLMLGSTALSKIIPYTNQLDIKQYKQITAKAYSCTSKALRDDLGWQPKHNVEEAVKKTYQGYREIGWI
- a CDS encoding DUF882 domain-containing protein; protein product: MNKNKLLAGFLVMIALFLGFSGALFANSISYKRDGFLRLYHSHLGDFLEIQYERDGRVLPGAMEKINQFMRTRDSGEVREMDINLIRLLDHLQDHFEADTVEVICGYRSETYNKNLKEAGRNVAENSNHIRGIAADIHLDEIREETLMKYARKLGFGGVGYYPNLMMVHVDLGWKHNWDEGTFANRTDIGIFNKSNSSQIRSNKVFYDDKDLVKLSLQNFSSKPLKIEVEHFYRGQWQVGKNLDVAIPEGKSLDITASLVPVGKNRLKFSWADGSWQNSNEFYLKRK
- a CDS encoding TetR/AcrR family transcriptional regulator; protein product: MPKKKDSLLEAERKKQIILTTYRLLIKGSTHDLTLDKVAKQARLSKGLVIYYFKNRDNLITETMQAILLEEKNRLLSLAAGVEPVTEKTNKLVEAGLTSRQEIENMTLFLIETWSYAKNNPATQKAIIKNALDFRSICKTFVEIGKQAGAFQNLDEEMLSIFLYSLFEGLSIQITMDKSLDVGAIKNFTLTLLKIIMKQS
- a CDS encoding 2-oxoacid:ferredoxin oxidoreductase subunit beta, encoding MGAENDIKPLTKKSFESDQDIRWCPGCGDYSILAFVQRVLPEMGIPKEKYVFVSGIGCSSRFPYYMNTYGLHTIHGRAPTVATGIKAANPDLQVWVVTGDGDALSIGGNHFIHALRRNVDIKILLFNNKIYGLTKGQYSPTSEFGKKTKSTPYGSVDYPLDPISLALGSEASFVARTADNTPKHLTEVLRRAAHHKGSAFVEIFQNCIIFNDGAFDPITGKEVRDDNTLLLEHGKPLLFGKDKKKGIRIKGFDPEVVTVGENGVTEADLVVHNENNPNPAYAFLLSRFNLPQFPVPMGVFRQSERYTYDGLLNDQVDTALSMGKGDIKKLIHGPSTWTVE